CTTTCTCCTTGCAAATTCCAGCCTTTGGATTTACACACTGATGAGCTAATTTGGAGAACTCATTTTCAACCTAGGTGGACCATGGATTCTTGCTCTATAGGGAAAATACAAAAAACTCATTGGGCCTTGGTTGCACACCATTGGTGGGGCAAATTAAGCTTTTAGGGAAAGGTAGTGTACGTTCCCTAAACGTTAATTGCTAGTAGTTGACAAACCATGATTCTGATCCATTGACAACAAACTTTCTTACATTCTCAAGGATGAATCCTTTTTTGTTGCATAAGATAGCTTTGTCAATAGTCAAAGGGATGAGCGATGCTAGAATGGTATAAGCATGAGCGGAGACTCAAAAATTCATGTCCTCAGTTAACCAATCCTGTGATGTGTTCCCATAGTCAGGGGTTTCAAAAGAGGAAATGGAACAATCAATAGTAAACCAATGGTTTATAAGTTTAGAATGCTACTAGATTCTTGTATTCTGCATTTTCTAAGTGCAACACCTCCACCGTGTCCTAACATTTCTGCCGAAAGGACCAATTGGCATTTGCTATACACCGACATCCCCCTCCTCCATGTGGAGGATGATGGATTGGACTGATTAAGTCCAACAAACGGATTTTTTTTCCCTTCAGTTATTACTTGTAAAATTGGAACACATGGCTTTCATATAAAGTGTTCAATATTTCATTAAATCTTTCATATGAACAGTGAATTCATGTATGATACAAAATATCTTATTcgtgcaatcagcttgactcacACTTGTAATTATTGTTCACTTATATTATACTCTGATGAGCTACTGTGGTTGAAGACAAGGAATAGAGCAACTGCAATGCAGACAACCAAGAATGAGGAGGCTTCTTTCGGACCGGCTGTGAAGATATCAAAGAACACTGTGGACCTACGCGGCATGCGAGTAGAGGAGGCTTCACTTCGTCTTCAGATGGCCATCTCAACATGCAGACCGTACCAGGTTCTCTTCATCGTCCATGGAATGGGAACTGGAGCTGTGAAGGAGTGTGCTCTTCAGATACTTAGGAATCATCCTCGAGTAGCAAAGTACGAAGAAGAAAGCTCAGTGAACTATGGATGTACAATTGCTTATATCAAATAACACTTGTGTATTTATTCCACTGCTATTCAGTATATGTAAAGGATAAAAAGGAAATGGAAGAttgaaatggagtttcaaaagggactttgtattttttttaattatttttttaaaatcataagtAAACACCATGGTGTTCTCCATCAAGTTTACCTAGGTTGACTTTTGGAAGATCCAAGTGGGCttacaaattaattaatatatataataaatacaaTCGTTTTTGAATAAATAAGAAAATGCTTAAAATTTATGTTCATTTATCTTGGAGATTGCAGAATTAGAAgtctcatttttttaaaaaataataattgatgCAAAAAAATGTTAAATATTATTATCCtcatgaaattttaaaatttcaatttatttGAGTAAAACCAAATTACAATGATAATCTTTTTAAGATTTAAGTTTGTCCTCAAGTTCAGAATTAACTTCAATCTCCacgtgatgagaaaaaaaaatagaaagatgATAAAGTTAGCCATTATTGCATGAGTTTGCGGTATACTTTAAGGCTATTATTCATAGATTATAAttgcaaaattttattttgaaacttAGAGTAGTCGACAATATTACtaagttattaaaaatttattttgataatattgCATTGGTATTCAAAAAGCATATGAAATTGAAATATTTCATTGTTAAAGaacaagtttaaaaaaaaaatatgtcaaTTGAGTGCAATAACTTTAATTTTATGATTGcgaattaactaaaaatttgtcatcaaaattatttttttaaaaaataatgatttcagttagtctcattaataattttTGAGATAATCGGTCCGGTCCCATAAAAGTTTTCCATCGGTCACCAGGGTAAATTAGGAAACGTACACAGCGATCAGCCCAGAAGTTCAACATGTTTTAGTTGCGCTCTCATTTAGaggaaaattcctataaatatgttatagttgagaatcaAACTACGGATACCTAAGTGATAATGTAGATATTTTACCGTAATACCATCAAAGTACGGATACCTAAGTGATAATCTAGATATTCTACCGCAATATCATATCCTCGGGACCACCAAAAACCTTTAACGAACATATCAAAAGTGTaaatattatagaaaattattaatGGCTTTATATTTGAATTTAATGCTCTTTATATATTTAACTCTCTTAACTCTTTAAATGCTGTATATGTTAGATATACTAATGCGTTTTTTACTATATAGTGTATATACATATATGTAATTATTAATAGAATTTATCTTTGACAAAGATATTCTTGTTGCaccattatatttatatttcatttcaGTTTATATTAAGTATAGAactaatattttgatatatgcaGAAGGAACTAATATTTCAGtttattttttaactttattATGATTAATTGCTTTTAAGAAAAATGGTAGTCAGTCCTAATCGTGCATAGCCAATAGAGAATTGCGCCACCTATACAAGCTTAGCTTACAATTGTGCATAGCCAATATAGAATTGGGTATGATTTGACCCAATATAAATGTGAGGATTGTTAGTATGGTAAGTATTCATGGTGGATTTTTataaatgataaataaattaaaattaagtgttatatttatctaatttttttattaaatgtgTACAAATTAATGAATCTAGAGGATCTGATATCAGGCTGAAGCCTAGTTAAGTCTGAGGACTTGATAACTAtcacgaagtctagataggtcaaagaGTGACttgatatctggcgagaagtccagctggGTTTACGGGACCTGACAGCTGGTCGAAGTCCAGTTgagtctgcggacctgacaactaacGGGAAGACCTAGTAGGTTAAAAGGCAAGTCAATTGACtacaaatggtaagtgaggtaagtcactcgaGGAGAAAAATCCAGTGAAGAGAAGTTCTGGTGGGACTATAGGCATAATCCAGTTTAGATCCATTTGGGAAGTTTAAGTTGAGACCATGATTAGTTCCTGATTTTGGAAGATaggatctaagtcataaattgatcatatttttaatgtgctaactctgttttgcaaggtaATTTTTATTTATGGGACTAACGTATTTTACAGGGAATCTAAACTGCAAAGTGGTTaaaaagggttccaggcacccagacTTGGTCCGAGCCCTCAGAGGTGGTCCAGGCTTCTGGGCAAGGAGGCGAAACAGCAAGTGACTGACTGAGGTGGCGAACACTGGTTGGCACGTCAATTCCAGACGCCTGGACTAGTCCGGGCACTCGAAAATAGATGAAATTTTAGAGATTGTGTTTCGTCGAAGCACAGCCACATTGTCAGTATTCCAGGCGCTTAGGGGTGGTCCGGGCGCTGGGAGATGACCTATAAAAAGGACTTCGACCAACAGTTCTAAAACATCACTCGCTTCGACTTTCGGACTCATGCCTACTCCGAAAAGACTCTGATGATGAAAAGCTACTTCGACAACCAATACTAAAACTTATACTCGATACATTTTAGTTTATTATATTGTACTCAAATTATTGTAATCTTTTCAAAcatatagtgattgtccaacgaaagtactcaacgagtgcggaTATTGGAGTAAGAATCGTCAAAAGCTCcagatcaaataaaaaaaatacttatattAGTGCTTGCTCTTTTTACTCTCTTTTTCATTGCGTTTGTTTTAATTCGTGATTTTAGAAAAAGCAATAAATGTTATCCATCCCTCTCTAGCATCTGTTCAATCCTACACGAATGACATTCAAGTGAATAGTATGTTCCCTTTTAGCTGTTATTTTGGTCCCTTCAGAGACATCCAACAAAATGATTATGTTCCATGAAGAGCTCATAGACCAACTAAACAATGAAGTGAGTTCAAACACAATACACAATTGGGCCTCAATAGCTGGGCACATTATGGAATGTTTGAATGTGTATGTATGGGGCAGGGTGAACAATTAGTGCTAAATAACTCTTAACTTGTACAGCAGAATGCAAAGCAATATTACAGATGGTCTAATACAGATCTTTTCTGATAGTGTTGATAAAAGACCTAAGCTCTCTTGCCTTCTTCTCGTGTTCAGGAGAAGATGCTTCATTTTCTGACTGGCATATGTCAATTATATCCACGTGCAAATCAGTGGACTTTAGGCTTTTGGCAGCCTTAAATGAAGAGGGCAATGGGGAAGGGCTGCAGAGGTCAATGAGCTCGGGGATTACATTTTCAGAATTAGTTTCCAGGAAGCAATTAACGGGTTCAGGTAATGCACGGCTTTCTCGTTCGATGTCAAGCAAAAGGCCTTGAAGCTGGAAGTTGATTTTACTAATGGCGTCTTTGTTCAACTTCCTTGGCTTTCTGGCATTTGCTGCTGGTTCATGGAGCCCATTTGCAGTAGCTTTGGATGACTTTCTCGGCCTTACCGTTTCTTTCTTCACTTCTGCTTTCCTTCCCATGAATTCTGCAAGTTTTTCTGGGCAGGCACTGATCATTAATGGAAAAAGTTAGAAATGATCATGGATGACAAGTGACAAGGCttgaaaatattaatttgtaATCAAGAAATTTGTTATATTTGTATTTTTCATTATAGACCAGACATTTCACAATGGAGTTACAGAGACCATCCCTGCGTTTTCTCCATATTCTAAAGTTCAGTTCTGGGCTTTCTATTCATGATTTTCTCGCCCACCCCACCCCCACCCTCCCCACAAGGTGAACAACTTTACCTAATAATCAAATCAGCAGGGATAATGGAGTTACAGAGACCATCCCTGCGTTGCCAAGAAACCTCATAATACTCTTGTCCTTGCACTTTTCTCTGCTTTATTATCGCCGATACAGGGCAAGAAACTGGCATCTGTGGAATTTGAAAGTGAATGTGAAACAAACGGTGAGTATACACACATAGCAGCTACTTCTTAAACAAGGTTTAGTTTGTTTCAAGAGGTGCCTCGTGTAAAGGAATTCTAGCTCCCAACCCAGATGATGTCGAACGCAGATTAGCAAACCGCCTAAGATCCCTTTCAGCAATTTTGGGAAGGATATAATGATCTGCAAAATAATAAACCAGTACAAGGATTATTCATGTCCCATGCCCAGTGATTGTTTAAAGCAGTCTGCTCATTGGACAAGCATGAAGATTCATTTGTGGGAATCATTTTGCTGTAGTAAAAGGAAGCTAGGATCAACCTGTTTGATCAGGGCTCCAGCCGAAATACTGTTCACACAAATGCTGGAATTGTGTGCGTTGAAAAGGGATATCTATACAAACCCTGCAACAACAAAAAAACATCGGGTATCGATACATTAATTGACATaaaaaaaaaggacagcccggtgcacAAAACACCCGTCATACGGAgtcccagggaaggatccattgtacgcagccttatcttGCTTTTTACaagtcacatgacaacaactttaccgttgcgccaaggctcccctttatTAATTGACATAAGACAGTATAAAATTTCTTCAGTACTTTACAGGATGCAGAAGATAAGCATACAACTGGCTAGTTATATACCTTCTCACGGCTTCTGAATCAGGTGGATAACATTTAGGTCTTAGGTAAGCATTGACAACTTCAACATATTGGTGGTCGGGTTCCACGTTCTGCCAATTCTCTATGACAACTGAACAGTgagtttaaaaaaagaaaaactcGTACAAAAAAATGCCAATAAAAATGGTGAAATATTAAAGCATATGCCATTTAAGCAAAGTTGAGAAAATGATTAAAAAACAACTATCCAACAAATAGATCAAAAGAATGAACAAAAGCAATCATGAGACTTTCAATCTGAGAGAACCACAATCCAGACAAATAAACAAAATTTCATAAACCCCCAATATTTAGAAATGTATGTAGAAGATACTGGCTCAGATCCAACATTTTTTACCACTAGCCTTCTAGTATGTATAATCTTCAACAATTGTTGACAATTCTAGAATGCGATGTTCAAGAAACAATGACATCCAAATTGCTATTGAATGGTAAACAACCAACTGGCATAGTCAAATTCTTTATCAATTTAGAGGTTCTATATTAAGATAAAAGCACAAACCTAAGTTCAACTTAAAACTTGtattaatatgattaatttactATTATAATTTACAATGCTTGATGTCTTGACTCGATCATGAATATATGGGATGCTATGCTTCTTCTATAACTGATTCATGTTTATCTTTGATAGcgtctagttttttttttcttacaagTTAATGAGCATACATTGGAACTAAAGGTCTCTTCGGGCCACAATTGAACATAGTCTAAAAAACATATATTATGTCGGTCCACTTAGATGAAAGAACTAGCCTAAAATGTTTAAGCTTAAATTATTAGCAGCTCATCCATCAAGTTTATAAAACTCATTAACCCACATTACCACAACAAAATGTATAACTAAAGTGGGTGCTACATGTTAAGCTAGGACTGGAAAATAAATTGAATCACCAATATGACCCAATGCATCTAATGTATAATTCACAAGCACTGTAGGATAGACTATTACTATAGCCTCGTAATGAAGCATTTCTTAAAGACTGGATTTACAATTTGAAGCAAGCATCATGGTATTTTCCACACATTAGCACCTAATTGAAGGACACTCAGGACAAGAATAAATAAAACAGATAGCCCTAGAATATAGGATAAACTGAAACTTCATAGACaccataaaataaattaaaccaCTCTAATGATCATTTCATAAGCACCATACGAAAAACAAAACCTCAGTTCTAGAATAAATAACATTTTTTAATGCTGCAAGATGAAACTTTAAATCTACTCAGATTGATAATGGTAAAATATAATTTCATGATAATATGATTTAGCAAAATTCATTTCTCAAGTTCACTGTCCAGACTTTTGTTGTTACCATGTTCATTCTCCTTGTTCACATTACAGCAGTCGTTCTTTGTAATCTTCTTTCCCCTTTGACATCTTCTTTCCATATTCAATGCCACAGAAATAATTTGATGCAAGACAGAGTCATCCCCTAGAGATTTAACAATCCTGCATGCTGATTCCTGCATGCAAAAGTTAGATTGTTGGCAGAACATAACTTTGCCAAAAGCACATGCTGgatgaaaagaaaagaatttaattaattcatcatatttgaaaattttaaataggcAATGTATATTACTCACCGGACCAAAGCCATGAATTCCCTGAGAATAATCAcagccaagaagaagagccaaagAAATCTGAGGATCATAAAGTAGTCAAACACTTTGAACAGGGATCAGCAATCAAAATAAAGCAACTGACTTGTCTTTGTCTAGCAATATGAAATacaacataaaattaaaaaaaattaaaaacttagttGCTGGTCGTTTAAAACACATACAtcatggcaaagaattcaaaaacaACCAAACCAATCAATATGTATTAAATATTCAGAAGATTACAATGTGATTATTTTGGTAAGCTGCTTATATTGAGACATGTCTTCTAGAATTGGTGAAAAAATCATTTACGCCTCCTTGTTATTCTATTACATCTGTTGAACTTATACCACTGTTAGCACCTACTGAACTTTCGCATGTGTCAACACCTATTATACTTTCCAGTTTCAGCATCTGCTGGACTTTCTCGTATGCCAACACCTATTGAACTTTTCCTATTGTCAAATATCTCATCgacctcgacccacttggatttcttcCACAGTTAAGTGTAAGTAccatgtggtagttttgatatgatcaaccaagttaggtcctgttgataTTTAACCCCTgtatttaagtgtgcaggaataattagaatttgagggatgtcctaaggcaatcgccttacgattttttctatttatttgataagtatagattcactcaaggtttaaaatttcaacccgtgccgaggtttcagtCCTGGactggaacgatacggtttcggtaccgtatcgtgcagtgccgatatagtttcgatattttttaaatataaaatatactaattaaaaactaaaatatttaacataaacaatataaaaaataatctttaaaaaaaggaaaagatatgaaaatagacaaataaatcaataaaaaaaatattataatttttaaattaaaataaataaaatataaaattaattagataattttattagggtttaataaaacatctttagattaaaataattaacctaagtttaattaaaaaaattctgaaaTCTGACACCACTCGGGAGCCCGCACGACTTCGATGCTGTTGCGGGTTACGCGACCCCTCAGTCATGGCCACGGGGATTGTGTGACTCCTTCGGCGTGACCGCGTTGGTCGTGCGACCCCTCTGCAGCGACCACAAGATTGCACGATGCCTCCGCGGCAACAACAGAAGGGTTATGCAACCCCTCCGCTGATGTTGCGGGATCGAGCGACCCCTCTGCTGTGACCACGGAGTTGTGCAACACATCGTAGCTATCACGGGTCTGGTGCCGGGGTCATGCCAGTGCCGATCGTTGAGCGGAACAAGATGTTTCACCCGTTTCGACCGTCTCAGCACGGCACTTTAAACCATGGATTCACTATTTaaatgcatattatatgtttgattgtcttaaactcatttattgaatgcccgtaatataattcatagtatgagagaatttgtgattggatcgcaactagtgattatctctacatgtgcaattatgaatatattgaaattttcctagtcgtcgaattgatacattcggacatcattaattctataagactagcacgggttatactccttggttcggtcAAACAACttttttctcactggctggagatatTAGGATattgagagttaaacgtggatgctgatatgataactagttcattagagtaaCTCGCTCGCTGTAAAActttatatggttctctacatatatatatatagatatgtctgtgaagttcttactgcagcacgaatacaagtttccttcgacttgaggtatacaagtcatctttgtcatggagacttatactttaacatcttaagcaagcatctcattgaggtgtagaCCCGGAATGGGTTCactgctccttgcgaggagatgtataccctatggctactcgttaggattattactcaaagtctttggccaaaacatcatatgttaagagtacgagactcttgtacacaagtaagagtaatttgaatccgcagaacgaggaagtattacttaggctaggtgcgacgtagtcagcctagtggggacaagacacatagaccatgtcctgaactaagtgggtataagacgagtgaaaggaacgagacacgactaactgtagctactgaagggtttagaattaattctaagatcaactataattttccGACTAATTGGGGGTCATaatatactactaggtgtcactcatgatcggtctataattaagtagttaattatggacggccaagataaatcgagaacctattgagtcacacgcactaacaagtctctaaaagacgtaaaacaagttaaagaataagattcttagatcaagagataaatgttcggttggaccatacataagacaaatatggaaatatttgtcgtaATGGAAGCGCGAATGGGCCACATCTCTTATaatagagttggaccatatttggtttaatcatgaattagtcatgaaccaacttggtttagttgtgaaccaaaccaaggaaaggcttgtactcaaggagttttCTTgaagagctcggcgtggatacgaatagaggtgaggttcgataacgtcactacgattgatgcccttctcgttataggtcatccgCAAGGTACACCTAACGTAAATTTATTttccgtaaaaatttaattatgcgatcatgtttggcataTTGTATCATTGTATGTATGTagtgcgtgtgatgtaataatttaggaattattattgttttattttttgctacgcatgtttacgaaacgtgttttaaCACATACCGCATCGAgcatatcccaacagtggtatcagagtctgatcgTGCTTCGACATGATCGTAAAATTGTTTTATAGTtcgtaatttgtgttgtaattaattttgaaatttttctagaattattaagtttttctatttttggaaagtttcttaaattgttaggaaattccaTTTTTGGAAAAGTTCTGATATAATttcgaaaaattaaatttaaaatattttgttaatttagaaattatcatttttgaaattttctaaaatttttaaaagaaaatctagatctgagatattctaaattaaattataaaattaatcttttctagaattttcgaatttattaaaatattccttttttggaaagtttcttaaattgttaggaaatactaaatttggaaagatttaaaaatcataaaaaatccagatttgagatattctaaattaaattatagaattaatattttttgaaattttcagatttattaaaatattccatttttgaaaagtttcttaaattgtgaggaaataccaaatttgaaaagatttgaaaaatcacaaaaaatccagatttgaattattctataataaattaagaaatattaattatttattttttaaatgattaggaaattaatttgaaattttgtttccaaaataattaaagattcttgattgatagaaagattctagatgagatatgttaattaaatttggaaattagtttcctaatttgattagataaatcttaatttattaaaatcatatttataacatatttttatttccaaaattcAATTATAACATGTAAATTTATGTCATGAACATACATCATGTAGATGTATTAATTATCATATGATTATATTTTGTCATGCGTGTAATGTGATTAGATTTACCATATGTATGATGTGTAATGTTATGTCATGCatgtgatgtgtcatgtcatcatttatgtcatacgTGTgacgtgtcatgtcatcatttatgtcatgcgtgtaaTGTCATGTAAATAGAATTTTGTATGATGTAGATGAGGCATAAATcccttactcaatattaaaacctaAACCTTCTGTTGGTAAGAACCAGAATTTAAGTTCTtatttgagttgttggccaaaatcaagctcaacttgaaattaaacatgttcaaaccatagagatgcaatctcatgattaacgagttggttttaaacttgaagcgttgatttgttatgtcaaagtcatgatcaatgtaaatagaggtgaagttgggtgatatgcatttgatgtatatttGTTAATGTGCtaacaacccgatgtttatgcgaagatcaattagttgctagcataatgtgatagttgcatataagtgatatgcaatcggtaagTATGTTATCTACCGCTAtaactaagaatgacttgttggccaaagtcaaagttATTTTTAtcatcaacccacttggagaaaacctaccatctcccgaattcaaaataaagatatttgaatttgataaataagcgggcttttatttaaattgtttacataaataaaatcatgtctcttatacattctcgtttttgtatttctaggttaatcatttaattatgacttctgttaatctacgttcgattttagactcgaacaaactgactaggccgaacttcttggactggtttcgaaatttgagaattattctcaaagctgagaagctagcttatgtccttgattaGTCTCATCCCACCAGTCTTGATGCCGATGCAACTGCGGACCAActgttggcccttcagaaacataaggatgattttgtacttgctagttgcatcatacTAGCCATTATGACTCCTGAATTACAGAAACAGCATGAGCATttagatgcttatgatattgtctatcatcttcgtgagTTATTTGATGAACAAGTTAGATCTGAAAGGTTCAAGGTCTCCAAACTTCTCTTTTGCTTACAGATGCAAGAGGGTTCGTCTGCAGTACAATACGTATTAAAGATGAACGGCTACATAGAGCGTTTAGCATCACTCGATTTTacaatggatcatgagttaagtatttacttaattctacatagttacCGAAGAatcattcacaatttgtgatgaactatcggatgaacaatttggaatcgaccattcccaagatgataaatatgctcaagactgtggagtcttctgttaaaggtgaacagaaaattgtgatgttagtagactcctccaagaaaggttctaagaggaaggtaaaacatcaggctaaagggaagagcaaaaaggccaAGACAGTAGAACCAGCACAAAAGGgcccatgccatcattgtggcaagatgggacactagcgaagaaactgcaagatctatcttgagtccgtGAAGAAAAATAAGACATCCAATGCCTCATCCTCTTCGGGTATTTTCGTTATTGATTGTTATGTTATTTcctcagacacttggatattggatactggatgtgactcacatatatgtaatgagatgggaatggagcaaaggttgctaCAATCGCTATcagaacatacttgttaaagcttcctagtggacttgtcttagaactagataattgttattttgttccagcattaataaagaacattatttctattttttgtttaaatagaaaaagttttcatttaacttttagtaacaattgttgttatagAACCTTATATGTCGTTCTTTATGGCACTGGAACTTTATACAATGGCATCTACgtgttagatatatctagtgaTATACTCAATATCGAAAAGAGCAATAAACACACccgaatagataatcaattaacctcttactcgtgaCATTGTCGTTTTGGTTATATAAGCAAGAAACGTATGTCCAAATTGTAAAAGATTGCAGTTCTCGaattatttgaattagatacatttgatacatgtgaatcatgtttaaaaggcaagatgacaaaattacctttttctagaaagggtgaacgagttgatgagttacttgggctcgtacatactgatgtatgtggaccaatgacaACTCATACATTaagaggttatagctacttcattacttttattgatgatcactctcgttatgagTATGTGTATATAATGAAACACAaatctgaagcctttgaaaagtttagagaattcagaagtgaagtagagaaacaatttggtaaaaatattaagatacttcgatccgatcgatgtggtgaatatttaagccaagagtttctagATTATCTAAAGGATAATgatatattgtctcaatggactccgccTAATACGCCACAACATGATGGTGTATCGGAAAGGTGTAATCGAACCTTATTagacatggttagatcaatgatggatcgtgcagatcttcccaagaccttttggggttatgcactcatgacaactatttacttgctaaacagagtcccGATGAAGGCAATCTCatctactccatatgaggtatggactagtaagaaacccctcatatcttatttgaagatatg
This region of Zingiber officinale cultivar Zhangliang chromosome 9A, Zo_v1.1, whole genome shotgun sequence genomic DNA includes:
- the LOC122020701 gene encoding single-strand DNA endonuclease 1-like isoform X2; protein product: MGVKNLWDILESCKKILPLHHLQNKKLCVDLSCWLVQLQNSCRTPAGIKEKVYLKNLFHRLRALVALNCSLILVADGAIPSMKLSTYRSRLGFHKVMQEDANSNATSSISICRNKGSEFSCMIKEAKFLGTTLGIPFLDGLEEAEAQCASLNMEYLCDGCFSSDSDIFLFGARTVYRDIFLGETGYVICYEMKDIEQKLGFGRNSLISLALLLGCDYSQGIHGFGPESACRIVKSLGDDSVLHQIISVALNMERRCQRGKKITKNDCCNVNKENEHENWQNVEPDHQYVEVVNAYLRPKCYPPDSEAVRRVCIDIPFQRTQFQHLCEQYFGWSPDQTDHYILPKIAERDLRRFANLRSTSSGLGARIPLHEMPVSCPVSAIIKQRKVQGQEYYEVSWQRRDGLCNSIIPADLIISACPEKLAEFMGRKAEVKKETVRPRKSSKATANGLHEPAANARKPRKLNKDAISKINFQLQGLLLDIERESRALPEPVNCFLETNSENVIPELIDLCSPSPLPSSFKAAKSLKSTDLHVDIIDICQSENEASSPEHEKKARELRSFINTIRKDLY
- the LOC122020701 gene encoding single-strand DNA endonuclease 1-like isoform X1, with product MGVKNLWDILESCKKILPLHHLQNKKLCVDLSCWLVQLQNSCRTPAGIKEKVYLKNLFHRLRALVALNCSLILVADGAIPSMKLSTYRSRLGFHKVMQEDANSNATSSISICRNKGSEFSCMIKEAKFLGTTLGIPFLDGLEEAEAQCASLNMEYLCDGCFSSDSDIFLFGARTVYRDIFLGETGYVICYEMKDIEQKLGFGRNSLISLALLLGCDYSQGIHGFGPESACRIVKSLGDDSVLHQIISVALNMERRCQRGKKITKNDCCNVNKENEHVVIENWQNVEPDHQYVEVVNAYLRPKCYPPDSEAVRRVCIDIPFQRTQFQHLCEQYFGWSPDQTDHYILPKIAERDLRRFANLRSTSSGLGARIPLHEMPVSCPVSAIIKQRKVQGQEYYEVSWQRRDGLCNSIIPADLIISACPEKLAEFMGRKAEVKKETVRPRKSSKATANGLHEPAANARKPRKLNKDAISKINFQLQGLLLDIERESRALPEPVNCFLETNSENVIPELIDLCSPSPLPSSFKAAKSLKSTDLHVDIIDICQSENEASSPEHEKKARELRSFINTIRKDLY
- the LOC122020701 gene encoding single-strand DNA endonuclease 1-like isoform X3, which produces MKLSTYRSRLGFHKVMQEDANSNATSSISICRNKGSEFSCMIKEAKFLGTTLGIPFLDGLEEAEAQCASLNMEYLCDGCFSSDSDIFLFGARTVYRDIFLGETGYVICYEMKDIEQKLGFGRNSLISLALLLGCDYSQGIHGFGPESACRIVKSLGDDSVLHQIISVALNMERRCQRGKKITKNDCCNVNKENEHVVIENWQNVEPDHQYVEVVNAYLRPKCYPPDSEAVRRVCIDIPFQRTQFQHLCEQYFGWSPDQTDHYILPKIAERDLRRFANLRSTSSGLGARIPLHEMPVSCPVSAIIKQRKVQGQEYYEVSWQRRDGLCNSIIPADLIISACPEKLAEFMGRKAEVKKETVRPRKSSKATANGLHEPAANARKPRKLNKDAISKINFQLQGLLLDIERESRALPEPVNCFLETNSENVIPELIDLCSPSPLPSSFKAAKSLKSTDLHVDIIDICQSENEASSPEHEKKARELRSFINTIRKDLY